Within the Borreliella valaisiana VS116 genome, the region ATACAAATCAAGTTTATATATTTTATATAAAGGTAGCAACTCATTACTATTCTTAAAATATTTCGCTGCTTCAACTTTAATTAAATCTTTAATATGAACTTGAACACTTTGTGTTTTATAAATTCTTCTGTAATGAGAAACAATAAGGTCAAGAAATTTGACTTTATTTTTTAAACAATACTCGTTCATAATATACCGAGATACTACTAATCTATTGATAACTTCTTCTAAACCTTCTTCTGTGAAAATAGAAGAAGGATCATCTCCAAAACTAAGAATTTTAAATATCTTAACTCTCAATTCACTATTAAGAAATTGTAAAACCTTTTCATATTCTTCTAGAAAAAATTCATATGCAAAAGGTTTGTACAAATAAAAATTTTCTTTTACTTGAAATATTTTTGGCAAAATATCATGAATTTTAGATTCAAAGAAGTACGTATTAGCAACTAATAAAAAATTTTCAGGATCGTTTAGACCTTCAGAATAAACTTTTAGAATACTAAAAAACTCTCCTGTATCAATTGGACCTTTCTTAAACTCCAAAGTCTTTTCAATTGCTTTTAAAGATTCATCAATTTTAATAGCTTCTACAGCCTTAAGCTCTTCTAAGTCTTTTTCATTTTTAATAAAAAGATTAAGAAAATCCAAAAAAACAAAATAATTTTTTGAAAAAGTGATTCCTTTCTTGCCAAGAACTTCATCCTTAATTTCAATAATGCCAGAGAGAATCTTAGAAATAGCGCCAATAACATTCTTACCTTCTTCTAAAGCCCTTTCATAATCACCAAGCTTTAATCCTTTTACTCTAACGAAAACATCTTTTACAATATTATTAGAAGCAATATTAAAAAATATCTTTTTAACAAACTCAATAAAATATAAAGCCCTGCTCGATGGAATTATTAATGATTTCCAAACCAATATTTCTTTCAGTTGTGATTTTATTTCAAAAAATTTGTAGTTAATATCTGAATCTGCAATAGCTATAAATTCATTTCGAAAAACCAATAAACTAGATTCTATATTCTTAACAGTAAGCAGAGAACTAAAAAGCTCTATTCCTATATAAGTTTTCAAAAATAAATCGTCAATAGAATAATAATAAAAATCATAACTAGCTTCATCGGTCAAAATTATGCTATCTGGCAAAAATTCTCCATCCGTTGCTATTTTATTAGTAATTATTCCTCTTTTAACTTCATAAAGTTTGCGAAATAAAAAATCAAGCTCCCCTTTTAAACCTCGTATTTTTACAGAATGCTCTTCTATAAAAGAAGAGTAATCTATGGCATCCTTTTTATAAGACAAAATCGTTTTCAAAATTGATTTTTGGGTATCAGAAGATATTCCTAATTGAGAAATTAAAATATCTACTTCTTTGCTACTCATATAAAAAATTTCTGGTAATTTTTTCATATTGTTCCCTTATATTACATTAAAATAATAAAGCATATTACATAAAAATATATTAAACAAGCTAAAATTAAGATTACATAATCAATAAAAGTTAAACAGCATTAAATTATACAAAATATATAAAAGCAGAAAAATTAAAGAAATACCTCTACTAAAAACTCCTTTAAATTTAACCACTAAGAATAAAACTAAAGTTATAAACACCATTATACTAAAATCTAAAATATAAATATCTTTCAATAAGATAGGACTGAAAAAACTACTACTAGCTAAAATAAATCCAATATTAAAAATATTGCTACCAATAATATTCCCAAATGCAATGTCTGATTCTTTTTTAATTATTGCAAAAAGAGATACAACAAGCTCGGGAACACTTGTTCCAAAAGCCACAACTATAATCCCAATCAACTTTTCACTAACATTAAAAACATTATTAGCAATATAAAGAGCCCCATCCACTAATAATTTCGACCCCAAATAAAGAAAATACATACTAATAAAAAAGCTTAACGTATTTAAAAATATGAAATTTAAACTCTGATTTAAATTGTTTGCACCTTCATGAAAAGAATTTTCAAAGCCAGCATGCGCTTTTTCTTCTTTATAAAAAAAGAACAGATAGGATAAAAACAAAATTAAAATACTCAATGAGCTGAAACGATTATAAGGTGTTGCAAAAAAAGAGTAAGATCTAAAATCAAATGAAAGCAACAAAAGAAGAAACATTAATAAAAACAAAAACATAAAAGAAAGTTTAAGTCTTTTATAATCTGCCTTAATTCTTAAAAAGAATCCTGCTAAAGGCAGAGCAAGTAACATATTAATAATATTACTGCCAATCACATTAGAAACAACAATTTCATTTTTACCCTTAAAAGCCGCCACTAAACTTGTAAAAAGCTCTGGAGCACTTGTTGAAAAAGATACTATTGTAACTCCTATTAAAAGTGTTGGAACTTTTAAATAATTAGCAATGCCAACTGAACTTTTTAAAAGTAAATCACCACCAAGATACAATAAAAAAATACCAAATCCTACATAAAAAAATTGAATTAAATGTTCCAAATAAATCTCCTTTACAAGAAACAGTATTTAAAAAAAATCTAAATATTCTTTTAAACTACCTTTAACCATATAATAAACATTAGATGCGTTCCAAAGACTAAAGCCACTACTCAATGACTCTTTGACCCCTTTAAGCTGAAACTTTAAATACTTCAAATAAATCTCGTCATCCACAAACTTTTCTTTTCCCAACAAAAAAGCTTGTACATAAGGTCTAATGACAACCCCATCTAAAGAAAACATAAATGCTCTATCGCTTCCCTCTTTATAAATTCTATAAGCTCTTTTTGTATAATAAGAATTGCTCGACAAAAAATCATTAGTATAATGTGAAGGATAAAACATAGGGGATATAACGTCAACATAATCTGATAACATTGCAATATTTTGCCCAATACTATTAGTAGGAAACCAACCATTGTACCCATAAATATCAACAGAAATAGGAATATGAAGCTGTTCTCTTGCCATAATCAAAAAAGATTCAAGAGCATCAACGGGTTGCATCTCATACTTATTTATTCTTGAAGTTGCAAGAGATACAGGACCATCTGATGGGAATCTAATATAATCGAATTGTATTTCATTAACTCCAAAAGATTGTATTTCTTTTGCAATAGAAATGTTGTACTCCCAAGTAGAAGGAGAAAAAATATCTACCCAATGCTCTACTTGCACATGTTTTACAAGACCGTTAGAATCAACGTTTTTAATAAAATGGGCCCAAGGTTTATTGGTCCTTTTATTCCAAAGAGCATGCTTAAAATTGTCATAATGATACAATTTTGCATCTTTAAATACAACACATCTAGCAATAACATAAATTCCAAGTTCTCTAGCTTTTTTAAGGATATAAGAAACATCAATCAAGTTTTTAGAAGATCCCAACTTATTGGGCAAAGAAAGTTTACTAGAATAAGTTAAATTACCATTATCATCTTTAAAATCAATTACAACAGCGTTCATACCTGAATCTTTAATAAATTTAAATCTTTTATCAACTGCCTTGTTATTACGCAATGTATATGCTGTTAAATAAATAGACCCTTTATTTTTAGCAAGCTGCATCCTTTGTGATTTTTCAAAAAAATCTTGATCTTGTAAAGATAATTTTCCAATAAATACCCATTGCCCATTAAAATAAGAATAAAAATGATTGTCATACGTTCTCACCAAAATTTTTTCCATATTCTTGCTAGACAAATCTAAAATACGTATTATTTGTTTTTTAAAAGGAAAAGAAATTTTTTTCATAAATCCACTTTTTTGACTAATTAAAAAAATATCTCCATAAACTCCAGAAGAAAAATATAAATTATTTATATCTTCTTTTGAAAATTCAACAGCACTAATAATGTCGTAATACCCTGCACCTAAATAAATTTGTGGAATCAAACTATTTAAATTTTTAAAACTAACAGCTCCATTAACACTAATATAAATGCCATGAATCGCAGTTCCAATAGCAATACGCTTATACTCTCCTTGAGAAAAGGCACTTGATGTAATATATGCACTACTGTTAAATTTGTTAATTCCCACTAATTTTCTAAAATTTTTTGAATAATCATAAGAAACGTATAGATTATTGCTTGTAGTCAACAATGAATTTGAAGAATAAACATCTTCATAAATAGAAGTAATTCGACTAGGAGCAGGCTTATGAAAAGGGTAAATCCACCTGGAATCTATCCCGTTAACTTGAACTTTAGTTATTTTTCCATTAATGTTTTTACTCAAAAATCCTTTATGGACAAAAAATAAACTATATTTTTTAAAAAATTCTTCATCAGTTAATGCATATGTACTAAAAACTTTAAAAACAAAAAAGGAGAAAATAACTATCCAATAGATAAAAATTTTCATATACATTAATATATGATACTTGCAAATCAAAAAATATTAAATAATAATGATTTTTATTTGAAAAATTGAATCTCAATTAAATTCAAAAATGTTGAAATTTTATAACATAATTTCCTCTTAAAAATCTTAAGCTCTGCCATAAAGCCTTGTAATAAAACTTATATTTTTACTCAAAGTAGTATCTAAATCACTTTCTAATAATCTAAAAATCCAACTATTTAAAGTGCTTTTTGGGGGTTTTGTCCTAAATTCATCTCTTACTCCTAAATTAATATAATCTTGCATTGGTACTATTACATTGTCAGAAACACTGCTCATAACACTTCTTATCATGTCCCAAACAACAAAATCTTCATTTGTATTTAAATAATCAAAAATATACTTTTTATGCAAATCATCTAAAGAGTCAACAAATTCTCGTATTGTATCATTATCATTAATTCCTGTGTAAACTATACAATTTTTAATATAATTATGAGGAAGATTCTGATTGCTCGAATCAAAATCAAAGGCAAACTTCATTATTCTCATTCCTGGAAAATTAAAAAAATCTCTTAGTCTTGAAACATCTTCAAGATCATCTTCAAAATCTTCAACCCAAATTTTTAAATCTTTAATTTCACTTAAAATAAAATTAAAAAAATCTCGTCCCGGTGACTTTACCCACAATCCATTAAAAGCATAAACCTCACCAACACTAACTTCCCAAGTAGAAACAAAACCTCTAAAATGATCAATTTTAATTACATCTACATACTTTCTTAAAATCCCGATCCTTTTTACCCACCATTCATACTTAACTTTCTTTAAAACATTCCAGCTATAAGCTGGATTATCCCAAGCTTGCTCTTGTTCTAAAAAATAATTTGGAGAAATTCCTGCAACCTTATCTTTGCTTGCATCAAATCTCAACTTAAAATATTTTTGATGTGCCCAAACATCAGCAGAATCATACGCTATAAAAAGAGGTACGTTCATAACTAGCTCAATTCCCTTATCATTTGCATAGCGTTTTAAAGCTTGAAACTGTGAAAAAAAGAAATATTGCAATACCTCTTGTATTTTAATCTCTTTTGAAAGAATATTTCTCAATTTAAATAAGTCTTTTTCATTTCTTTTAAGAATTCCTCTATTAAAAAGCACATTAAAAGCATCCTTTGATTCTTTTAAAAAATATTCTTTAAATGCAACAAAACTTGCAAAATCTAAAAGCCAATAAGAAGACTTTTTTTTAAATTTTTCAAAACTTCTAACCTCATCAACCGAAGCTCTATTAATAAAATTTAAAGCAGCTTCTTTAAGAAATTTATCTTTAAAGCTTAATTTTTTTAAATCAGAGTATCTAGTTTCATTTTCCTTTAAAAGATTCAAATCCGAATCTATAAATTTGTCAAGGGCTTCTAGATCAATATAATAAACATTGCCAGCAAAAGCCGAAAAAATTGAATAAGGAGGGGATCTTGTAAAATCAATAGGAGAATAAGCAAACATTTGCCAATAACTTTGCGAAGATGCAAACAAAAAATCTATAAATTTATAAGCTCCCTTGCCCAAATCTCCAATGCCATATTTAGATGGCAAAGAGCTTATGTTAAGCAAAATACCGCTTTTTCTTTTTAAATTTAAATTAATCCTTATTTTTTTATTTTTCATATAAAACCTCTATTAATTAATAATTTAAAACAATTGCTCGCTGTGCTATAAATTATAATCAATATCAGATAAGAACAAAATATAAAATAGCAATTTTAAGAAAAATTTATAAATTAAATACTTTTATGATAGAATCTATTAATGGGTACCAAAGCAGCTATGCCATTGTTGCTATTATTTTTAGTTCAAAACTTAGCTTTGTCTTCTGAAATGTTTGCATTTAAATACATTAAAGGTGCAAAGTTTAGATTAGAAGGTACAGATAATCAAGAAATACATTTCAACGGTCATTATAATTCAAATTCTACAACCAATATTCAAATTTCAAGCGAAATAAAAGACACACAAGAAAACTTTGCAAAAATTAAAGCTTTTTTTAGAATCTTAAAAAGAGAAAATATTAATGAACCTTACCTATTAAATGAAGAATTTGAAGAAACCTTCAGCGTAAATAAGCAAGGGGAATATATAATAGGAGCAAATCAAAAAAGACCCTCTGTTAGAGGCATTCCAAGATTTCCAAAAACACCTATCAAAATAAATGAAAAATGGACATATCCTGCAGAAGAATATATAGAAGCGTCAAAAATAGATAGAAGTATAAAAGATTTCGTTGTAAAATTTAATGTTAACTACGAATATAAAGGAAAAGAAGAGCATAACGGTAAACATTACCACATAATTTTCTCAAATTATGAATCACAATACAATATAAAAAACATCTCTTTCTATCAAAAAGTAAACCAAAAAATTTATTTTGATAATGAAATTGGCAATACATATAAATACAACGATGAATATACATTTGAAATAACACAGAACAACAACCAACATTTTAAAATGATTGGAAACTCCTTTGGAAGAGTAGTTTCAATTGAACTTCCAAATGATAATTTCATTGAAACTGAAGTTGAACATTACCTCCAAGAAAAACAAATAAAATCTATTAACGTTGAAAAAAATAATAAGGGAATTAATTTAAGTTTTGATATTGAATTTTATCCTGACTCATTCCAAATACTGCAAAAAGAATATAAAAAACTTGACATTATAGCCGAGCTTCTTGAAAAATTTAAAAAAAATAACCTGCTAATAGAAGGACATACTGAACACTTTGGATTGGAAGAAGAGATGCACGAACTCTCTGAAAAAAGGGCTCGTGCAATTGGAAATTATTTGATAAAAATGAGAGTAAAAAACAAAGACCAAATACTATTTAAAGGATGGGGATCTAAAAAACCAAAATATCCTAAATCGTCCCCATTAAAGGCTAAAAATAGACGAGTAGAAATTACAATATTAAATAACTAGCTTAAGATGTATCATCTTCTGCTCTTTTTTTCTTTTTTTGTCTGACAACTAATACATAAAAAAGCATAAGGAATTGCCAAAAGTCTCTCCCTAGCAATCTCTTTTTCACAAGCCAAGCACTTGCCATAAGAATTTTGAGAAATTCTATAAAGAGCTTGATTTATTAAATTCAACTTTTTCTTTTCAACAAAACCCAACGCTTCAAGATTATTTCCATCCATATTATCAAAAGCAATATCAACAACATCCTTTGGATACATATCATTATTAATTATTTCCTTTTTGCTATTTTCTACAGACTTAATAGAATCCAATATCTCCTTTTTTTCAGCAGAAAGAAATTTTTTTATTTCTTCAATAAATTCATATTCAGAACTAGCTTTTTGCATGATACCTCCCTATAAATTACATTTTTAAAAAACTCCGTGTAATTATATACACAATTTTTTATAATGTAAACAAAAAATAATGCTTTTATTTCTTAAAAAGAATAATTGAAATGATATGTTTAATCATGTAAAATTTATCCTATTAGAGAAAAATATGGAGGTTGTCTTGAATATTAAAGAAGAAGCTATTGAAACTGAAGGAATTGTAAAAGAATCTCTTCCAAATACCATGTTTAGAGTAGAACTTAAAAACAAGCACATTGTACTTGCCCATCTATCTGGCAAAATGCGAAAACATTTCATAAAAATAGTTCCTGGAGATAAAGTAAAAGTTGAACTATCCCCTTATGATCTTACAAAAGGTAGAATAGTATACAGAGAAAAATAAAATTAAACCCTTTTAAAAAATTTTAAAATATTATAAATATTTACTTTTTAGATTAAATTGTCTTTCAAAGACACAACAAAGTTCTTGTGAATCCAGCCTTGAAGTCCATAACTTGTTTCAATAAGAACAAAATCGTCTTTGCTGTCAAGGATATAAACACTTGCATTCCCCTTTAAAAATCTCCAACTCCTTGAAAAGTTGTCAGGAACTTTATAAAGAGAGACTAAATCACCTTTAATTATTCCTACCTCAGATTGTTGCTCAGAATAAAAATAATATGTTTCAAACATAGTAAAACAAACAGCAGAAAAAAGCAAAAATATAATTATTTTTTTTAAATTTTTTGCTAAAAATCTATAAGAGATAGATACCACTAAAAAATTTATCAAAAATAAGCTAATAATAAAAAATATATTAGAAAAAATAAAACTATTGTTACGAATACTGTCTGTAACTCCATTTTTAGCTTCAATCAAATCAATAACCTTATAGGGGGCTTCATTATTTGGAGAAGCCAAAAATGCTTTATAAGCTGAATAAATAGCATCAAAATCTCTATCCATTTTACTCAAAACAAGAGCTCTGTTTAACCAAAGTCCTGAATAATTTGGATATTTTTTAAGAATATTATCAATCTTAATAAGTGCAGCATCATAATTTTTAGTATTATAATTTTCAATCAAATCATTTATATTTTTTTCTGACAATAGACCATCATTTACAGCATTTAAACTAATGCCAACAGCCAATATTAAAATAACTAGCCCAAAACTTGATGCTGCAAAAAATTTTTTATAGCTAATTAAAATAGCTAAAGATAATAAAAATCCTGGAATCAAAAGTAAATAATAGTATGAAACAAAAAATAAAAAAGTTTTATTTTTGTAATTCAAAATATCAGCATAAGATAACAGTTTAAAATCAGAATCCACATTATTTTGCATTTTGTTTATACTATTAAACTCTCCTGAATATTCATACTTCAATTTCTTTCCTTTAAGGGTATAAACTGTCCCATCAGCGGGATCTAAATAATTAAAATCACCAATATTTAAAAATACGCTACCTTTAGTGCCGGGCTTAACTGTATAAATTTGAGAAATACTACCCTTGTAACCACTTTTAGAGGGTTTAAAACTATAATTTTTCTTTTTATTAAGAATCTTAGAATTATAAGTTTCAATCTCTGGAAAGTAAAAATGTGGAAAATTCCCTTGACCTGTAATTTTTATTAAAATAGTAAATATATCTTGCTCAATTGTAGAATAAGTTGGAGTTTCATAATCAATTCTAAAAGTTCCCACTGCTAAAGATTTAACCTCTTTGGGAATCGGTTTAACTTTTAATAAAAGCTCGGGGGTTTTCCTAACAAGACCAGAATCAATATTAAAAGAAAAACTAGGAATCAAAACATTTTTTGAGTCTTTAAGAGGAGTTAGTATAAAGTTATAAAAAGGTACATCTAAAATTTCTTTATTATTAAAAGTTCTATATTTAATATCCCCAAATATAGGCATCTTTTCAATCATTGCATCCTTAATAGCAGGCAAAAATCCAGACATTTCATTAGAATTGCCATCTGAAAGCCAATTTGAACGCAAAACAAGTCCAATACTTTGATATTCATAAACCTCTTTTTTATCAAGATCCCAATATAAATCAACCGGCAAACCAAAAGAATTTATTTCATCAGCCCTTAGAACACCAACTTCTACCTCTGAAGATAAATAGAAATCACCTTTATAAATTACTTTTAATGGGGGAATCTTAACAAATCCTAGATCCTCAAAAAGATATTCAACTTTAATCTCAACAAAAGAAAAGTTATTATTATCCGCTGTTCTAGATATTGATAAAACATTAGAATGGGATTGAACTTCTTTATTGATTTCAACTTTTAGCAAATTTATATCAATATCTTGCAAAGGATTGTTAAGCCTTACAATCTGAATAAATTTGTCACCCTTTAAAACTTTAATATTTTGAATAAAATCAATACCCGTAAGAGAATAAAGTCTTGTGATTGAAAAAAAATAAATAAAAAATACTACCAATCTTCTTTTGGAACAACCAGGCTCTTGTCTATTTTTCTCAACCATACAACCCTCTCAAGATTTTCAATATACCTTAAAAAATTTTCATTGCTTTCAACAAAATTTTTACTTTTTTCTACACTTAAAGAATTCAAACTATCACGAACTGTCCGTTTTTTTATTATTGCAAGTTCAAGATTATATTTAGCATTATAACTGCCAGGATTAATTTTCAAAGCCTCCTTAAAAGCTATTTCAGCCTTATGATAAAGTCCTTGATTATAGTATATTATCCCCTCGTTATAATTTACACTAAAATTTAAAAAAATATCATTGGTTTTCTTTGCATAAGAGAATATTCTAAGAGAACTTTCATACTCTCCCAAAGAATAGTATACAATACCGAGATTGTAATATCCCCAAGCAGAATATTTTTTGTCCTCCACAAGATTGTAATAATTTGAAATTGCATTTTGATAATTTCCTCTAACATATTCATAATTGCCAATAGCCATTAAAGACATAGACTTAACATTTGAACAAGACAAAAAACCCAAACATAAAAAGCAAGCATATAAAACCACTAAAAAGTTTCGTCCCACTTTATCATCCTGACAAATAAATACATAAAAATAAACAACAACGAAATAACCAAAAAAATTTTATACCTTGATACATCAACTAGTATAATATCATTTGACGTTCTTCTTATTATACCATTTCTTATATCATTGACAACAAAGTTAATCCCTTTCAAATACAAGTTATAATATGATCCTTTAAGAGAAGAGGCAAGAAGAAGTAAATTTTCTTCATTTATCACAGTTTTAACAAGATTTCCACTTTCATCTTTAACATTTGATTTATAATCAAATAAAACGGGATTACTCCCTCCAATTCCAACAACAAAACTTTCTAACTTCAAATTACTGACAAATTTAGAAAACCTATAATAATTATTTTCTCCCCAATCATCACCATCTGTCAAAATAACTAAAAAATTATAATAAGAGTCGTCCTGTATACTAGAGACTACACTAAAAACAGCATCTCCTAAAAAACTCCCAGGAGAGCTTATTAAATCAGGCTCTATATAATTTAACATCTTGTTTAAACTGTTTTTATCCTTAGAAAAAGGCAAAACCAATATAGGCTTACCTTTAAAAATAGTAAGAGAATATTCTGCACTCTCAAAATTGCTTAAAATTAAGCTAATCATATTTTTAGCACTCTCAAGTCTATTAATAATTTTACCTTCATCCACACTTAACATGCTACGAGAAATATCAAAAATAAAAGAAATTCTCAATTTACTTCTCTCATCCTCAACAGCTCTTTGTCCCCAAGAAATATCCAAAATGGATAAAATTAGGAAAATCAAGCTAAAAATAAAAAACATTGACATGAGAAATTTTTTAATGTAGTAATTTTGAATATAAGAATTGTCTCCATACATAAAGCTTAAGGTCTTAAAAAAAGGAATATTTCGCCTAAAGTCAAGCATACACACAAAAAAAATCCACATTAAAATTAAAAAAAAGTATAAAGCGCTATAATTATTTATGCTCATAATATCTCTTTTAAGAAAATTTTTGAAAAAATAAAATAAATAAGTAATAAAAAAAATGCTAAAACTAAAAATTCTTTATAAATATCTTTATTGTCCACGGCTATTTTAATTTTCCTCTCCAAATTCTCTTTTTTTGAAAAATCTTGAATTGCAAATTGAAAAGAAAAATCATCATTAACAGAATAAAAAAGTCCTCCTGTTTTATTTGAAATCTCAACAAGCATGCTAGGATCATAAACCTCTTTCAAACTTCCTTGATAAAATTTTCCAGATCTTAATTTAAACTCAACACCAAATTCTTCAAAACTTCCAATACCAATAGAATAAATCTTAACATTTAAACCTTGAGCAAGATTAATTACTTGATCTTTATAAATCTCATCTGAATTAACAACCCCATCTGTTAAAACTATTATTGATCTTTTAGGAGCTTCAGAATGCTTTAAATGAGACAATGCAATAGAAATACCTAATCCTAAAGCAGACCCATTGCCTAAATCCATAATATAAATATCATCCAACTTTTTATTAAAAAAATCTCTATCTGTTGTTATAGGCACTACAATTGAAGCATCTTTTGCAAAAGCTACCAAACCAATGTTATCATTTTCACGTTGAGAAATAAAACGTTTAATCAATTCTTTTGAAAACTCAAGCCTATTCTTAGAAGAAAACTCAACAGCCCCCATACTAGGCGATATGTCAAGAACAATGACAATGTCGGCACCAGCACTAA harbors:
- a CDS encoding calcium/sodium antiporter; its protein translation is MEHLIQFFYVGFGIFLLYLGGDLLLKSSVGIANYLKVPTLLIGVTIVSFSTSAPELFTSLVAAFKGKNEIVVSNVIGSNIINMLLALPLAGFFLRIKADYKRLKLSFMFLFLLMFLLLLLSFDFRSYSFFATPYNRFSSLSILILFLSYLFFFYKEEKAHAGFENSFHEGANNLNQSLNFIFLNTLSFFISMYFLYLGSKLLVDGALYIANNVFNVSEKLIGIIVVAFGTSVPELVVSLFAIIKKESDIAFGNIIGSNIFNIGFILASSSFFSPILLKDIYILDFSIMVFITLVLFLVVKFKGVFSRGISLIFLLLYILYNLMLFNFY
- a CDS encoding putative glycoside hydrolase: MYMKIFIYWIVIFSFFVFKVFSTYALTDEEFFKKYSLFFVHKGFLSKNINGKITKVQVNGIDSRWIYPFHKPAPSRITSIYEDVYSSNSLLTTSNNLYVSYDYSKNFRKLVGINKFNSSAYITSSAFSQGEYKRIAIGTAIHGIYISVNGAVSFKNLNSLIPQIYLGAGYYDIISAVEFSKEDINNLYFSSGVYGDIFLISQKSGFMKKISFPFKKQIIRILDLSSKNMEKILVRTYDNHFYSYFNGQWVFIGKLSLQDQDFFEKSQRMQLAKNKGSIYLTAYTLRNNKAVDKRFKFIKDSGMNAVVIDFKDDNGNLTYSSKLSLPNKLGSSKNLIDVSYILKKARELGIYVIARCVVFKDAKLYHYDNFKHALWNKRTNKPWAHFIKNVDSNGLVKHVQVEHWVDIFSPSTWEYNISIAKEIQSFGVNEIQFDYIRFPSDGPVSLATSRINKYEMQPVDALESFLIMAREQLHIPISVDIYGYNGWFPTNSIGQNIAMLSDYVDVISPMFYPSHYTNDFLSSNSYYTKRAYRIYKEGSDRAFMFSLDGVVIRPYVQAFLLGKEKFVDDEIYLKYLKFQLKGVKESLSSGFSLWNASNVYYMVKGSLKEYLDFF
- the malQ gene encoding 4-alpha-glucanotransferase; the protein is MKNKKIRINLNLKRKSGILLNISSLPSKYGIGDLGKGAYKFIDFLFASSQSYWQMFAYSPIDFTRSPPYSIFSAFAGNVYYIDLEALDKFIDSDLNLLKENETRYSDLKKLSFKDKFLKEAALNFINRASVDEVRSFEKFKKKSSYWLLDFASFVAFKEYFLKESKDAFNVLFNRGILKRNEKDLFKLRNILSKEIKIQEVLQYFFFSQFQALKRYANDKGIELVMNVPLFIAYDSADVWAHQKYFKLRFDASKDKVAGISPNYFLEQEQAWDNPAYSWNVLKKVKYEWWVKRIGILRKYVDVIKIDHFRGFVSTWEVSVGEVYAFNGLWVKSPGRDFFNFILSEIKDLKIWVEDFEDDLEDVSRLRDFFNFPGMRIMKFAFDFDSSNQNLPHNYIKNCIVYTGINDNDTIREFVDSLDDLHKKYIFDYLNTNEDFVVWDMIRSVMSSVSDNVIVPMQDYINLGVRDEFRTKPPKSTLNSWIFRLLESDLDTTLSKNISFITRLYGRA
- a CDS encoding OmpA family protein, producing MGTKAAMPLLLLFLVQNLALSSEMFAFKYIKGAKFRLEGTDNQEIHFNGHYNSNSTTNIQISSEIKDTQENFAKIKAFFRILKRENINEPYLLNEEFEETFSVNKQGEYIIGANQKRPSVRGIPRFPKTPIKINEKWTYPAEEYIEASKIDRSIKDFVVKFNVNYEYKGKEEHNGKHYHIIFSNYESQYNIKNISFYQKVNQKIYFDNEIGNTYKYNDEYTFEITQNNNQHFKMIGNSFGRVVSIELPNDNFIETEVEHYLQEKQIKSINVEKNNKGINLSFDIEFYPDSFQILQKEYKKLDIIAELLEKFKKNNLLIEGHTEHFGLEEEMHELSEKRARAIGNYLIKMRVKNKDQILFKGWGSKKPKYPKSSPLKAKNRRVEITILNN
- a CDS encoding TraR/DksA family transcriptional regulator; the protein is MQKASSEYEFIEEIKKFLSAEKKEILDSIKSVENSKKEIINNDMYPKDVVDIAFDNMDGNNLEALGFVEKKKLNLINQALYRISQNSYGKCLACEKEIARERLLAIPYAFLCISCQTKKEKKSRR
- the infA gene encoding translation initiation factor IF-1, which encodes MNIKEEAIETEGIVKESLPNTMFRVELKNKHIVLAHLSGKMRKHFIKIVPGDKVKVELSPYDLTKGRIVYREK
- a CDS encoding SH3 domain-containing protein, with the protein product MVVFFIYFFSITRLYSLTGIDFIQNIKVLKGDKFIQIVRLNNPLQDIDINLLKVEINKEVQSHSNVLSISRTADNNNFSFVEIKVEYLFEDLGFVKIPPLKVIYKGDFYLSSEVEVGVLRADEINSFGLPVDLYWDLDKKEVYEYQSIGLVLRSNWLSDGNSNEMSGFLPAIKDAMIEKMPIFGDIKYRTFNNKEILDVPFYNFILTPLKDSKNVLIPSFSFNIDSGLVRKTPELLLKVKPIPKEVKSLAVGTFRIDYETPTYSTIEQDIFTILIKITGQGNFPHFYFPEIETYNSKILNKKKNYSFKPSKSGYKGSISQIYTVKPGTKGSVFLNIGDFNYLDPADGTVYTLKGKKLKYEYSGEFNSINKMQNNVDSDFKLLSYADILNYKNKTFLFFVSYYYLLLIPGFLLSLAILISYKKFFAASSFGLVILILAVGISLNAVNDGLLSEKNINDLIENYNTKNYDAALIKIDNILKKYPNYSGLWLNRALVLSKMDRDFDAIYSAYKAFLASPNNEAPYKVIDLIEAKNGVTDSIRNNSFIFSNIFFIISLFLINFLVVSISYRFLAKNLKKIIIFLLFSAVCFTMFETYYFYSEQQSEVGIIKGDLVSLYKVPDNFSRSWRFLKGNASVYILDSKDDFVLIETSYGLQGWIHKNFVVSLKDNLI
- a CDS encoding tetratricopeptide repeat protein: MGRNFLVVLYACFLCLGFLSCSNVKSMSLMAIGNYEYVRGNYQNAISNYYNLVEDKKYSAWGYYNLGIVYYSLGEYESSLRIFSYAKKTNDIFLNFSVNYNEGIIYYNQGLYHKAEIAFKEALKINPGSYNAKYNLELAIIKKRTVRDSLNSLSVEKSKNFVESNENFLRYIENLERVVWLRKIDKSLVVPKEDW